The window TGCCGCCGTTGCCGTCGGAGACGCGGATCACGACCGTGTACGTGCCCGGCGCGTCGGCCGTGCCCGTGAAGGCGCCCGCGCTCGTCAACGTCACGCCGGTAGGCAGCGTGCCGCTCACGAGTGCGTACGTCAGGGGGTCGTTCTCCACGTCGCTCGCCGACAGCGACTGCAGCGCGCTGCCGACCGGGACGGTCTGCGACGTGTTCCGGGAGGCCGCGGTGTAGGCCGGCGGGTCGTTCACCGCGGTGACCGTGATGGACACGGTGGCGGTGTCGGTGCCGCCGGAGCCGTCGGCGATCGTGTACGTGAACGAGTCGGAGCCGTTGAAGTTGGCCCCCGGCGTGTACGTACAGGCGGTGGTGGTGCAGGTGACCGAGCCGAAGCTCGCCGCGCCGTGGCCGGTGACGGTCAGCGTGTCGAGGTCGACGTCGGTGTCGTTGCCGGTGACGCCCACGTTGACGGGCGTGTCCTCGGCGGTGGTCGCCGTGTCGTTGGCCGCGTCCGGCGGGGTGTTCGCCGTCGGGCCGCCGACCTGGATGGACAGGGTCGTGGTGGCGGTGCCGCCGTTGCCGTCGGAGACCCGGATCTGCGCCGAGTAGGCGCCGGGGGCGTTCGCGGTGCCGGTGAACGCGCCGCCGGACGTGAGCGTGATCCCGGGCGGCAGGCTCCCGCCGATCAGGCTGTACGTCAGGGGGTCGAGGTCGGCGTCGGTCGCGGCCAGGCTGGACAGGCTCGCCCCGACCGGGACGGTCTGCGCCGTGTTGGTCGTCGCCGCCGTGTAGACCGGCGGGTCGTTGACCGGCGTGACCGTGACCGTGACGGTGGCGGTCGCCGTGGCGAGGCCGTCGGACACGGTGTAGGTGAAGGTGTCGGTGCCGTTGGCGTTCGGCGCCGGCGTGTACGTACAGGTCGTGCCGGTGCAGGAGACGGTCCCGAACGCGCCGTTGGTCTTCGCGGTGATCGTCAGGGTGTCGCCGTCGACGTCGGTGTCGTTGCCGAGCACGGGGACCGCGACGGCGTTGTCCTCCAGCGTGGTGGCGGTGTCGTTGGCCGGGGCCGGCGGGGTGTTGGCGGTCGGGCCGCCCACCTGGATGGTCAGGTCGGTGTTGGCCGACCCGCCGTTGCCGTCGCTGACCTTGATCTTGACCGGGTAGGTCCCGTGCGGGCTCGCACCGCCGCTGAAGGAACCGTCCGGGTTGAGCGTGACCGTCGGCGGCAGCGCGCCGTTGACGATCGAGTACGTGAGCGGGTCGCCGTCGACGTCGGTGGCGGCGAGGCTCGACAGGGTGCCACCCACGGGGACGGTCTGGGACGTGTTGGTCGCGGCGGCCGTGTAGACCGGCGCGTCGTTGACCGGGGTGATCGTGACGGTCACGGTCGCCGTGGCGGTCGCGCCGTCGGGGTCGCTGATCGTGTACGTGAACGTGTCGGTGCCGTTCGCGTTGGCGCTCGGCGTGTACGTACAGGTGCTGGTGGTGCAGGACACCGTGCCCCGGGTCCCGTTGGTCTTCGCCGTGATCGAGATGGCGTCGCCGTCGGGGTCGGAGTCGTTCGACAGGACGGAGACCGTGGTCGCCGCGTCCTCGGCAGTCGTCTTGGTGTCGTTCACCGCGACCGGCGGCAGGTTCCGGTAGCGCATCCCGAAGTCGATCCCGGTCACCCGCTCGTCGGCAGCGAGGGTGATCGTGCGCGGGCTGCTGGTGGTGAACACGTACTTGGTGGGCGGGCTCACCGACACGGCGTAGGTGCCCGCGACCAGCCCGACGAACGCATACGTCCCGTCGGCGGCAGTGGTCGTGGTGCGGGTGACCGGCCCGGTGGCGGTCACGGTGCGGCCGGCCAGCGCCGGCTCCCCCGCGTCCCGCGTGCCGTCCGCGTCCAGGTCGTCCCAGACCGTGCCGGCGATGCCGGAGTTGTCCACGGCGGTGACGTCCTGGGCGGTGTTGTTCGTGCCGGCCGGGTCGCTGCTCGCACTCGACACGGTGGCGGTGTTGGTGACGCTCGCGGCCGTGGTGGCGGTGACGTCGACCTGGATCACGAGCTGGGAGGAGGCGCCGCTGGCGAGCGGCGTGCTCCGCGTGCAGGAGACGACCTGGCCGGCTGCCGAGCAGACCCAGCCGCTGCCCGAGGCGGCGACGTAGGTGAGCCCGGCCGGCAGGGTGTCGGTGACGGTCGTCGGGGGGTTCGCCGGGCTCGGCCCGGCATTGGTGACGGTGAGCAGGTAGCTCCCCGTCGTGCCCGCGGTGAACGAGCCGATGTGCGTCTTGGTCAGCCCCAGGTCGGCAGAGGAGTCGACCGTCGTGCTCGCCGTGGCGGCGTTGTTGCCCCCGACCGGGTCGGCGGCGGTGGTCGTGGCGGTCGCGGTGGCCGTGAGCGTCCCTCCGGACGCGGTCACGTCGGCAGTCACCGTGATCGCCGGTGCGGCCCCCGTCGGCAGCGGGGTGGCGCGGGTGCAGGTCACCGTGGACCCGGTCGTGCAGGACCAGCCCGTGCCGGTCGCGCTCGTCACCGTCAGGCCGCTCGGCAGGGGCAGCGTGACGGTGGTGGCAGGCGCGGCGTCGGGGCCGTTGTTGGTGGTCGAGATCGTGTACGTGAGCGTGGTGCCGGCCAGCACCGGGTCCGGGCTGTCGGCGATCGACACGGCCAGGTCGGCCGTGAGGACGTCGGTGGACTCGGTGGCCGTGACCGGCGCGAACGCGTTCCCGATCATGTCGGTGTAGGTCACGGTGGCGTTGTGCGTGAGCGTGCCGGACGCGGTGCCGGAGACCGTCGTGGTGATCTTGACGGCGGCGCTCGCGCCCGCGTCGAGCTCGCTGGTCAGGGTGGCCGTGACGACGCCCGCGGACTGCGTGCAGGTGCCGGTCGCCGGGGCCACGATCGAGCAGGAGGCGAACGTCTCCTCCGCCGGGACCGTGTCCTTGAGGACCACGTTGCGGGCGGTGCCCGCGGTCGCGCCGGAGGAGGCGTTGGTGATCGTGAACGTCGTCTGCCGGGTGGCCCCGCGGGTCACGGTCGTGAGCCCGTCGGTGGCGCTCGCGGCGAGGCTCGGCGTGGGCGGCTGGTCGAGGTACGCGGTCACGCCGGCGCGGCCCTCGGGCACGAACTCGTTGCCGCTCGGGGCGCAGTAGACCTCGCGCCACCAGCCGCTCTCCGGCGACGCGATGACGTCGCCGCCGCGGGCCGTCGTGGCGCTGTTGTTCCAGGTCAGGGCACCACTGACGGTCCCGGGGGTGCCCCCCGTGGTGGCCGTCGCGTCGTAGGCGTCGGACGGCGCGTAGTACCGCACGCGGCCGCCGCCCATGCCGAAGTTGTTGAGCGTCATCGACGCAAGGCCGGGGGCCGCGTACTCGAACAGCGTGAGGCACGCGGTGCCGCCCGAGTTCTGCTGGACGGCGGCCTGGGTGAGCCCCGCCACGATCTCGTCGCCGGTGCCCGGCGTGGAGTCGTAGTCGTCGCTGTTCGCGGGCGGGGTGTTGCCGGTGTTCGTGTCGTTGTCGGTGCCGACGCGCAGCAGCCAGTGGTTGCGGTCGTCGGTGCCGCCGAGCGGGTTGAACGGGTCGCCGCCGAGGATCGCGGAGCGCAGGACGTACCGGCCGCAGGTCAGCGCCGGGTCGGCGCCGGGACCGAGGATCTGGGTGAAGCTCTCCCAGTCCGGGGCGGACGTCGTCGGCTGGTACGAGAACCGGTAGCCGGCGATGCCGGTGCCCGGTGCCGGGCTGGTGAAGCCGGGGCCCACGCTCGCACCGGGGCCGTACAGCTCGAACTCCACCGAGTCGGCGGCACCGGTGACGGTGTCGCGGCTCCCGGCCGCCGTCGAGATCCGGGGACTGAAGATGTCGACGTAGATCGGCTGGTTGGCGGGCCAACCGCACGGGATGTCGAACGTCGCGTAGTGCGAGCCGCCGCCACCCCCCGACGCCGTCGGCGCCGTGTACCAGTCACCGGCGGCGAGGCCGGTGGTCGAGCCGTTGGTGACCACGAAGAACGCGCTGCTCGCCGGGATCAGGTCGACCGCCCCCGCCGGCGGGGCCGGCAGCGCCGCCACCGTCAGGGCAGCCGCCAGCACGGCAGCGCGCCGAGGCGCCCGCGTGCTGGGGAGGCGCACAGGTTCTCCACGAGGTCAGGGCCGCCCGGAGCGGCATCGCCGTCTCCGGGTCGTGATCGCACGGTAGGCAGGCCACCGCGCATGGTCAACGACCACAACCTGGCACATCGGCACCCCTAGCCGGAGGTACCAGGGCCAAATGGTGGATGACTTTCTCGACAGAATGGCGTCACTACGCGTGGTGCCGGAGTGACTCTTGGTACTAGTCCGGCCGCGACACCTTCAGTGGGTCCAGGGCGCGCAGCAACGGCGCCGCCTTCGCCGCCGCCTCCGCCAGCTCGCCGGCCGGGTCGCTCCCCCAGGTCACCCCGCCGCCGGTCCACAGGTGGACCCGCCCCCCGGCCACCGCGAACGTCCGGATGGTCAGGCCGAGGTCGACCCGGCCGTCCGGCGCCACCCAGCCGAGGGCGCCCATGCTCGGCCCGCGGCCGAGCGGCTCGGTCTCGTGGATGATCTTCAACGCCGCCGCCTTCGGCGCCCCCGTCACCGACCCCCCGGGGAACGTCGCCGCCAGCAGCTCGGCCAGCCCGGTCCCCGGCGCGAGCCGCGCCTCGACCGTCGACTCGGCGTGCCAGACCCCGGCCAGCGGCCGGACGTCGTAGAGCACCGGGACGGTCACCGTGCCGGTCGTCGCGACCCGCGCCAGGTCGTTGCGCTCCAGGTCGACGATCATGACGTGCTCGGCCCGGTCCTTGGCGCTGGCGAGCAGCGTCGCGGCGTCGGCGGCGGTGCCCTTGATCGGCCGGACCCGCACGACACCTTCACCCCCCACCTCGAGGAACGACTCCGGGCTGGCCGTGTGCACCGACCACCCGGCGCCGGCCAGGCCGCCGGCGTAGGGGGCGTTCGGCACCCGGGCCAGCGCCGCCGCCACCGCCGCCGGGTCGCCCTCGAACGGCGCGCTGCGGTGACCCACGAGGTTCGCCTGGTAGAGGTCGCCGCGCGCGATCGCCGCCCGGATGCGTTCGACCGCGGCGGCGTGCTCGGCCGGCGTCCAGCTCGGCGTCCACGGCCCGATCCGGGCCGGGCCGGGCGGCGGGTCACCCGGCCCGTCGGCGTCGGCGAAGACCACCACGGCGGCGTCCGGGACCTCCGGGCACGGCGTGGCCGGCGGCACCGTCCGGGCCGCCAGGTCGGCGGGCAGCGCCGCCGCCCCTAGTAACAAGGCCGCCCCCGCGACCTCCGGGCCGGGCCGCGCCGCCCCGCCGAGGGGGCTGACGGGGAACCCGTGACCGGCCAGGAACGCGCTCGCCAGCACCACCGGGTCGCCCCCGTCGCCGCGCCGCCACTCCCAGCGGGCCACCTCGCGGAGGGGCCGTCGCGGGGCGCGGGGCGGGTGCGGCACGCGGCGGAGCGTACGCGCGGCGGCTGGGTCAAGGCGTCGCCGCGCCCGCCGTTCGACGCTCTCAGCCGGGCGGATCCGGCAAAGATTCGGTGAAGGTTGTCCACAATCTGGCCTGAAACCGCGCGCGCGGGCCGAAGTCGGAGTGCAATGAAGACCTGATGAGGTCTGAAGATTCCTGGCGCGATGCCGACATACGCCTGGAGAGCAGCACTCGACGAGGAGCGCTCACCATGTGCCCGCACCACCCGCAATGCCCCCCGGCGGAAGCCAGCGACCACGAGGCCGCCCGCGTCGTCGCCTCCCACCCCGAGCAGGGGTGGAGCCTGCTGTGCAACGGGGTCGTCCTGTTCGAGGACTACGGCGAGCTGCTCCCCGACGGCACCGCCGTCGGCGCCCAGCGCCCGGACCCCCGGGCTGCCTAGCCGTAGGGGGCGCCCCGAGGACCGCCGCGCGCGAAGGCACGGGGCCGGTACCCGGTCCCGCGCCTAAAGGGAGCGCCGCGCAGCGGCGCGGAATCTAGCGGGACCGGGTACCGGCCGCGGGCCGACCACCCGAGAGATCAGTCCTCGAACGCCTCCGGCGGCGGGCAGCTGCACACGAGGTTCCGGTCGCCGTGGGCGCCGTCGATGCGGCGGACCGGCGGCCAGTACTTGCTCTGCCGGAGCCCCGGGACGGGGAACGCCGCCACCTCGCGCGAGTACCCGTGCTCCCACGCGTCGGCACCGATCATGGTCGCGGTGTGCGGGGCGTTCTTCAGCGGGTTGTCCACCGGGTCCCACTCGCCGCCCAGCAGACCGATCTCGGCGCGGATCGCGATCATCGCGTCGCAGAACCGGTCCAGCTCGCCGAGGTCCTCGCTCTCCGTCGGCTCGATCATCAGCGTGCCGGCGACGGGGAACGACATCGTCGGGGCGTGGAAGCCGTAGTCGACGAGGCGCTTGGCGACGTCGTCGACGGTGACGCCGGTCTCCTTGGTGATCTGCCGGAGGTCGACGATGCACTCGTGGGCGACCAGCCCGCTGTGCCCGGTGTAGAGGACGGGGTAGTACGGGTTCAGCCGGCGGGCGACGTAGTTGGCGTTGAGGATGGCGACCTGGGTGGCGCGGCGGAGGCCGTCGGCGCCCATCATCCGGACGTACGCCCAGGAGATCGGCAGGATGCCGGCGCTCCCCCACGGCGCGGCGCTGATCGGGCCGGGGCCGGTGTCCGGGCCGGCGTCGCCGCGGAACGGGTGGTTGGGCAGGTACGGCGCCAGGTGCGCGCGGACGGCGACCGGGCCGACGCCGGGGCCGCCGCCGCCGTGCGGGATGCAGAACGTCTTGTGCAGGTTCAGGTGGCTGACGTCGGCGCCGAAGCGGCCGGGGCGGGCCAGGCCGACGAGCGCGTTGAGGTTGGCGCCGTCGACGTAGACCTGGCCGCCGGCGTCGTGGACGGCGGCGCAGACGTCGGTGATCTCCGCCTCGAACACGCCGTGCGTGCTCGGGTAGGTGACCATGAGTGCGGCGAGCCGGTCGGCGTGCTGCTCGATCTTGGCGCGCAGGTCGCCGAGGTCGACGTTCCCGGCGTCGTCGCAGCCGACGACGACGACGCGCATGCCGGCCATGACGGCGGAGGCGGCGTTGGTGCCGTGGGCGCTGGACGGGATGAGGCAGACGTCGCGCTCGGCCTGGCCGTTGGCCCGGTGCCAGCCGCGGATCGCGAGCAGGCCGGCGAGCTCGCCCTGGGAGCCGGCGTTCGGCTGGACGCTGACCCGGTCGTAGCCGGTGATCCGGGCCAGCCAGTCCTCGAGCTGGGCGATCAGCTCGGCGTACCCCTCGGTCTGCTCGCCGGGCGCGAACGGGTGGATGCCGGCTAGCTCCGGCCAGGTGATCGGCTCCATCTCGGCGGTGGCGTTGAGCTTCATGGTGCAGGAGCCGAGCGGGATCATGCCGCGGTCGAGGGCGTAGTCGCGGTCCGAGAGCCGGCGCAGGTAGCGGAGCAGCGCCGTCTCGCTGCGGTGCGAGGTGAAGACCGGGTGGGTGAGGAACGGCGTGGTCCGCCGCAGCCCGTCCGGAACGGCGTCCGGCACCGTCTCGTCGAGCTCGCCCGGGACGCCGAACGCCGCGAGCACCGCCGCCAGGTGGGCCGGCTCGGTGACCTCGTCGGTGCTGACGCCGACCGTGGTTGAGTCGACCAGGCGCAGGTTGATGCCGGCGTCGGCGGCGCGGGCCACCACGGCGGCCGCGTCGGGGACGCGGGCGGTGACGGTGTCGAAGAACGCCTCGTGCGCGACCTCGACGCCGCCCCGCCGCAGCGCGGCGGCCAGCGCCGCCGCGAGCCGGTGCACCCGCCCGGCGATCGCGGTCAGGCCGTCGGGGCCGTGGTGGACGGCGTACATCCCGGCGATGACGGCGAGCAGCACCTGGGCGGTGCAGATGTTGCTGGTCGCCTTCTCCCGGCGGATGTGCTGCTCGCGGGTCTGCAGCGCGAGCCGGAACGCCGGGTGCCCGTCGGCGTCGACGGAGACGCCGACCAGCCGGCCGGGCAGGTTGCGCTCCAGCCCGGCCCGCACCGCCATGAACGCCGCGTGCGGCCCGCCGAAGCCGAACGGCACCCCGAACCGCTGGCTGCTCCCGACCACGACGTCCGCGCCCGCCTCGCCCGGGGGGCGGAGCAGCGTCAGCGCGAGCAGGTCGGTGGTCACGGCGACGAGCGCGCCGGCGGCGTGCGCCGCCTCGATGAGCGGCGCGTGGTCGCGGACCTTGCCGGACGAGCCCGGGTAGGACAGCAGCACGCCGAACGCCGGTCCCTCCGGCAGCGGCCCGTCCGCGTCGAACGTGCGCACCTCGATGCCCAGCGGCTCCGCGCGCGTCACGACCACCGCGAGCGTCTGCGGGTGGGTGTCGGCGTCGACCAGGAACGCCGCCCCCTCCGGCGCCCGGCTGGCCCGGCGGCAGAGCGCCATCGCCTCGGCGGCGGCGGTGCCCTCGTCCAGCAGAGAGGCGTTGGCGGTCGGCAGGCCGGTGAGGTCGGCGACCATAGTCTGGAAGTTCAGCAGCGCCTCGAGCCGGCCCTGGCTGATCTCCGGCTGGTACGGCGTGTACGCCGTGTACCAGGCCGGGCTCTCCAGGACGTTGCGGCGGATCACCGGCGGGGTGACCGTGTCGCTGTAGCCGAGGCCGATCATCGACACCATCCGCCGGTTGCGCCCGGCGAGGGCGCGCAGCTCGGCGAGCATCGCCGCCTCCGACGCCGGCTCCGGCAGGTCCAGCTCCCGGTCCGCGATCGTCGCGGGCACCGCGTCGGCGGTCAGGTCGTCCAGCGAGCCGTAGCCGAGGACGGCCAGCATCTTCGCCTGCTCGTCCGGCGACGGGCCGACGTGGCGTTCGGCGAACGGCGCGGCGGCCGGGGCGGCGAGCGGGCGGGGCGCGTCGGACACGGGGCCTCCTCGGGCGTCGGCGCCGCGCACGCGGCGGCCGGGCCTCCCCCTCTGTCATGGCGACCTGAGAGTGTCGCCCGCCTGAGCGGGCTTGCCCCGTCGGTGAGGCGCGGTGGGCACGCCTGCTCTCCAGAGTGGCCTCGCCCGCGCGGTCTGCTGGCCTGAGAGATTCCGGGGAGGGATTGCTCCTTCGGCGTCCCCGGCTGGCGGCCGGGGACTCTCCCGCGCGGGGTCTGCGGCGACCTCCACGGTACCAGCGCGCGGGGCGCCGGGCCGTACCGGCGCGCGGGTCAGGCGCCGCGCTTGCGGCGGCGCGCCGACAGCTCGTCGCCGGTGTGCTCGGCGGGCGCCGCCTCGTCCTCGGCCCGCTCGCCCGGCAGCTCGGCCAGCGACCCCTCGACCTCGCGGACGACCTTGCCGACCGCGATCGCGAACACGCCCTGCCCGCCCTGGAGCAGGTCAACGACCTCGTCGGCCGAGGTGCACTCGTACACGGTCGTGCCGTCGCTGAGCAGCGTGATCTCGGCCAGCTCCTCGGCGCCGCCGGCGCGGAGCTGGCCGACGGCGGTACGGATGTTCTGCAGCGAGATGCCGGTGTCGAGCAGCCGGCGGACCAGCTTGAGCACGAGCACGTCGCGGAACGAGTAGAGCCGCTGCGTGCCGGAGCCGGACGCGTCGCGGACGCTCGGGGTCACCAGGCCGGTGCGGGCCCAGTAGTCGAGCTGGCGGTAGGTGATCCCGGCCACCGCGCACGCCGTCGGGCCGCGGTACCCCACGCCCTCCTCGGGCGGAGCGGGCACGCCCTCGTCGAACAACGTCTCCTGCACCCCGCCGCGCGCCCCGCCGGGCCGGGCACCGGCCGCGGTGCCGGCCGTCCCGGGCGCGGGGTCCCCGCCGCTCGCGCCGGGGGCGGGGTCGCCGCCCGTGCCGGAGCCGCCGCCGTCCGCGCCGTCCCGCTCGTCAGCCACCCCGACCGCCCCTCGTCGTGCGCGGCGCGCCGGGCAGCGCGCGCGTGGTGCGGGCGACGTTAGGGATGCGGCTGCTGCCGGTCAACGACCGGAGGAGGCGTGTCGTAGCACTCACCCTCAAGTGGAGGTTCAGAGTCTGCGCGGGGTCGAGCACGGCTTGAGGTCAGCCGGTCGTGTTGAAGTCGTCGGGCGAGATCTGGTCGAGGAACTCGCGGAACTTCTCGACCTCGGTCTCCTGCTCGTCGGCGATCGGGATGCCGGCCTCCGCGAGCACCGTCTCGTCCGCGTAGAGGGTCACGCCCATCCGCATCGCCAGCGCGATCGCATCGGACGGGCGGGCGGAGACCTCGGCGCCGGAGTCGAAGACGAGGTTGGCGTAGAACACGCCGTCCTGGAGGTCGGTGATGTGCACGGCGGTGACCGTCGCGCCGAGCGCGTCGAGGATGTCCTTCATCAGGTCGTGCGTCATCGGGCGCGCGGTGACGATCTGCTGCTGCGCGAACGCGATCGCGGTCGCCTCGACGGCCCCGATCCAGATGGGCAGGTACCGGTCGCCGTCGACCTCCTTGAGCAGCACGATCGGCTGGTTGGTCGGCAGCTCGACGCGGACCCCGACGACGGTCACCTCGTTCAAGACAACCCCTCCCACGCTCGGCCGCGAGCCGCTCCCCTACCCGGGGGCCGCCCCTCGCGAACCTACACCGGCCCGCGCCGCCCGGCGCCCCGGCGTTACCGGGTCAGACCGGGCTTGAGGCCGGCGCGGACCAGCGCCGAGTGCAGCCGGATGCTCAGCGCCGCCAGCTCCCGCACGGTCTCCTCCGCGCGGGCCCGCGCCTCCGGGTTGCGCTGGCGGACGAGCGGCGCGACGACCTGCTCGAACAGCCCGATCTCGCGGTCGGCCGCGCTGCGGAACGGCCGCAGGTGCCGCGACTCGATCCCGAACCGGCTCATCTCCGCCACCGTCTTGGCCACCACGAGGGCGTCGCCGTCGTAGAACGACCCGCCCGGGCGCGGCCCGACCAGGCCGTACTGCTCGAGCTGGTCGAGCTGCTCGGTGGACAGCCCGGCCGCCGTCGCCAGCTCGTCGCGGGTCAGCCGGACGTCCGAGACGTCGCGGACGAACGACTCCGGCCCCGGCAGCCCGTCGACGGCGGTGAGCGCGCGCGGCACCTGCGGCCCGGCGCCGTCGCCCTCCGGCGGCTCCAGCCCCCGGTCGAGCGCCTCGAGGTGCTGCTTGATCACGCGGAGCGGGAGGTAGCGGTCGCGCTGGGCGGAGAGCACGTAGCGCAGCCGCGCGACGTCGTCGCGGGAGAACTTCCGGTACCCGGACGACGTGCGCTCCGGCTCGATCAGCCCCTCCGTCTCCAGGAAGCGGATCTTGGAGATCGTCACGTCGGGGAAGTCGGCGCGGAGCTGCGAGAGCACCTCGCCGATGCTCATGAACGCCTTGCGGGCCCCGGTGCTCATGCGCCGCCCCGGCTCACGCGTCGCCCTGCCGCGGCCCGGCGAAGAACACCAGCCGGAACTTGCCGATCTGCACCTCGTCCCCGCCGGAGAGCTCGGTGGAGTCGATCCGCTCGCGGGTGAGGTAGGTGCCGTTGAGGCTGCCGACGTCGCGGACGGTGAACCGGCCGCCCTCGCGGCGGAACTCCGCGTGCCGCCGGGAGACGGTCACGTCGTCGAGGAAGATGTCGCTCTCCGGGTGCCGGCCGGCCGTGGTGACGTCCTTGTCGAGCAGGAACCGGCTGCCGGCGTTCGGGCCGCGCTTGACGACGAGCAGCGCCGAGCCGGGGGGCAGGCCCTCGACGCCCGCCGCGGCCTCGCCGCCGTGGTCGTCGTCGTGCTCGGGGTCGAGCGCCTGGAGCGCGATCGTGGACGTGGTCTCGGCGGGCGACTCACCGCCCGCCGGCCGGGTCAGCGGCGACCCGCAGCGGGCGCAGAAGTGGCTGTCCGGGGGGTTCTGCTGACCGCACCGTGTGCAGAACACGCGGGGGTGCCTCCTCGCCGTCGCGCCGTGCCGCCCAGGGGGTCCCAGGGGTGCTGCGGAGGCTAGTCAGCGGGTCCGCGAGGGTCAACCAGAGGTAGGGGGTTGTGGACGTGTCGCGTTTTCCACACCTCTACCTGAGGGTGAGGGTTGAGCGCGGAACGGCCCGGATCAGGCCTGCGCGACCAGGTCGGCGTACGCCGCCGCGTCCAGCAGCCCGTCCAGCGCCGCCGGGTCGGACGGGCGGACCTCGGCGATCCAGCCGTCGCCGTACGGGTCGGTGTTGAGCAGCTCCGGCTGCTGGTCCAGCCGCTCGTTGCGGGCGACGACGGCGCCGGACAGCGGCGCGTAGACGTCCGAGACGCTCTTGGTCGACTCGACCTCGCCGAGCGCCTCGCCGGCCGTGGTGTCGGCGCCGACGGCGCTGACGGAGACGAAGACGATGTCGCCGAGCGCCTCCTGCGCGTACGACGTGATCCCGATGCGGACGATCCCGTCCTCGTTCGGCGGGCTGACCCACTCGTGGTCGGAGGTGTAGCGGAGCTCTTCGGGGAACGACACGTCTGGTCTCACTCTCGTCCGGCGGCGGCGCGAGCGTAGCGGGGCGCCGAAAGCGGCCGCAACGCGTCGACGACGACCCGGGCGCGCTCCTCGACGCGGATCGTCGCGCCGCTGCGACCGCTGACCGCGTCCTCGACGCCGCCGGGGATGCCCATGGCGTCGGCGAGCGTGTGCGCGTCGCCGATCGCGCGGAACACGTACGGCGCCCGCAGCGGCGTCCCGTCCGCCAGCACGGTCGGCCCGGAGTCGCTGAACCAGCTCGACGCGGTCAGCCGCACGCCGTTGACCTGCAACGCCTCGGCGCCGGCGTCGCGGAGCTCCTGCATGGTGTCGAGCAGCAGGTCGGAGGTCACCGCGTGCTCCGGGTCGGTGATCGTCACCTCGACGCCCGGGCCGGCGGCGGCGACCGTCCCGGCCAGGATGCGCAGCGCGTCCTGGCGCCGGCGGCTCTCCGCGAGCGCGGCGGCGTCCTGCCCGGCGCCACCGGTCAGCCGGTCCCGGGTGCGTTGCAGCTCCTCGATCTCCCCGCGCAGCCGGTCCGAGCGGGCGGTGAGGTCGTCCAGGATGCGGACCAGGTCCTCCTGCCGCGCGGAGGCGAACTTCGACGTCTGCTGCGCCGCCCGGAGCTGCACGACCAGCGCGAAGCCGAGCACGGCCAGCATCAGCCCGATCAGCGCCTGGCTGCGCAGCGGGTGCCGGCGCCGCGGCGGCCTGGGGTCGCTCATGCGCGGAACAGGTGCCGCCGGATGGCGGCGAGGTTCTGGAAGATCCGGATGCCGAGCACGACGATGACCGCCGTCGAGAGCTGCCCACCGACCCCGAGCTGGTCGCCGAGGAAGACGAGCACGGCCGCCAGCAGGGCGTTCGAGACGAACGACACGACGAAGACCTTGTCGTCGAAGATCCCGTCGAGCAGCGCCCGCACGCCGCCGAACACCGCGTCCAGCGCCGCCACCACCGCGATCGGCAGGTACGGCTGGAGCCACAGCGGCACCACCGGCTGGAGCACCAGGCCGAGGGCGACGCCGACGAGGAGCGCGAGGCCGGGGATCACGGCGCCGCCGTCCCCGCGACCGGCGTGGCGTGCCGCAGCTCGGTCTGCGCCGCCGCGGGCAGGTCCAGCCGCTCGGCG is drawn from Mycobacteriales bacterium and contains these coding sequences:
- a CDS encoding Ig-like domain-containing protein gives rise to the protein MLAAALTVAALPAPPAGAVDLIPASSAFFVVTNGSTTGLAAGDWYTAPTASGGGGGSHYATFDIPCGWPANQPIYVDIFSPRISTAAGSRDTVTGAADSVEFELYGPGASVGPGFTSPAPGTGIAGYRFSYQPTTSAPDWESFTQILGPGADPALTCGRYVLRSAILGGDPFNPLGGTDDRNHWLLRVGTDNDTNTGNTPPANSDDYDSTPGTGDEIVAGLTQAAVQQNSGGTACLTLFEYAAPGLASMTLNNFGMGGGRVRYYAPSDAYDATATTGGTPGTVSGALTWNNSATTARGGDVIASPESGWWREVYCAPSGNEFVPEGRAGVTAYLDQPPTPSLAASATDGLTTVTRGATRQTTFTITNASSGATAGTARNVVLKDTVPAEETFASCSIVAPATGTCTQSAGVVTATLTSELDAGASAAVKITTTVSGTASGTLTHNATVTYTDMIGNAFAPVTATESTDVLTADLAVSIADSPDPVLAGTTLTYTISTTNNGPDAAPATTVTLPLPSGLTVTSATGTGWSCTTGSTVTCTRATPLPTGAAPAITVTADVTASGGTLTATATATTTAADPVGGNNAATASTTVDSSADLGLTKTHIGSFTAGTTGSYLLTVTNAGPSPANPPTTVTDTLPAGLTYVAASGSGWVCSAAGQVVSCTRSTPLASGASSQLVIQVDVTATTAASVTNTATVSSASSDPAGTNNTAQDVTAVDNSGIAGTVWDDLDADGTRDAGEPALAGRTVTATGPVTRTTTTAADGTYAFVGLVAGTYAVSVSPPTKYVFTTSSPRTITLAADERVTGIDFGMRYRNLPPVAVNDTKTTAEDAATTVSVLSNDSDPDGDAISITAKTNGTRGTVSCTTSTCTYTPSANANGTDTFTYTISDPDGATATATVTVTITPVNDAPVYTAAATNTSQTVPVGGTLSSLAATDVDGDPLTYSIVNGALPPTVTLNPDGSFSGGASPHGTYPVKIKVSDGNGGSANTDLTIQVGGPTANTPPAPANDTATTLEDNAVAVPVLGNDTDVDGDTLTITAKTNGAFGTVSCTGTTCTYTPAPNANGTDTFTYTVSDGLATATATVTVTVTPVNDPPVYTAATTNTAQTVPVGASLSSLAATDADLDPLTYSLIGGSLPPGITLTSGGAFTGTANAPGAYSAQIRVSDGNGGTATTTLSIQVGGPTANTPPDAANDTATTAEDTPVNVGVTGNDTDVDLDTLTVTGHGAASFGSVTCTTTACTYTPGANFNGSDSFTYTIADGSGGTDTATVSITVTAVNDPPAYTAASRNTSQTVPVGSALQSLSASDVENDPLTYALVSGTLPTGVTLTSAGAFTGTADAPGTYTVVIRVSDGNGGSADTTLTITVGGPAANTPPVAGDDTKTTAEDTPVNVAVLQNDTDVDLDTLTVTGHTNGTFGTVSCTATACTYTPNPNANGTDTFTYTISDGSGGTDTAVVTVTVTPVNDAPVAGNDSRTTAEDAPLTMTALRNNDSDVDGDPLTITAFTQPAHGTVTCTATACTYTPDANYFGPDSWTYTVSDGNGGTATATVTMTVTPVNDAPVAVDDPRSTPEDTAILVAVTGNDTDIEGNALSVVAHTPAAAGTVTCGATTCTYTPGPDFNGSDSFTYTISDGAGGTATATVSITVTAVNDAPVANADTATVAEDGSVLITVRGNDTDVDGDPLSIASATQPAHGTVICSPVSCTYTPAADYNGPDSFTYTISDGAGGTATATVTVTVTAVNDAPVAAGDAVTTAEDTPTTFPVTGNDTDTEGDVLTVVSWSTPAHGVVTCSAGSCTYTPDANYHGPDAFAYTVSDGNGGTATATVTITVTAVNDAPVAPDDSASTLEDNPVLVDVLANDTDVDSAVDGDVLTITAWSDGMHGTVACDATGCTYTPGADYNGPDSFTYTISDGNGGVATATVTLTVVGDNDAPVAGPDTDTVAEDGTVDTAVLLNDTDVDLDLLAVSAWTQGAHGTVTCTASVCTYTPDADFNGTDTYSYTVSDGNGGLATALVTVTVTAVNDVPVAADDAVATPEDTPVTVDVLGNDVDVDADPLAITVIVDPLHGTVTCDATGCLYTPEPNFNGTDAFTYTISDGAGGVATAVATVTVTPVNDAPLVLPETVSVVGGKKVTVTVITNDADADGDTLAVSSWTNGAHGTVTCTATTCTYTADKAYSGNDSFSYTVSDGHGGTAVGHVAVSVAAAPKPPVDGGGGGGGDTPPVTGGGGDPDVGSGGFGSGGDGGSGGGLPVTGGDWAALLLLGLALVAAGAPLARRRLA